Proteins encoded within one genomic window of Thermus oshimai DSM 12092:
- a CDS encoding class I SAM-dependent methyltransferase, giving the protein MPRDWEAFWREWEETRPPAFVVRAYGPFVPEGPVLDLAGGLGRNAKPFLERGQPVVLVERSRAALEKLQGTPGLSLLELDLEAMDAPLHLPKGPFSGILLCYFVHRPLLRALGAFLKPGGLLLVEGFTEKEARRRGRESPYYWGTWELLTPPPGLRLRAYGEGWMEGYRAFAVYELAPRRRPLRP; this is encoded by the coding sequence ATGCCTAGGGACTGGGAAGCCTTTTGGCGGGAATGGGAGGAAACGCGCCCCCCCGCCTTCGTGGTGCGGGCCTACGGGCCCTTCGTCCCGGAAGGCCCCGTGCTGGACCTGGCGGGGGGCCTGGGGCGGAACGCAAAGCCCTTCCTGGAGAGGGGGCAGCCCGTGGTCCTGGTGGAGCGGAGCCGGGCGGCCCTGGAGAAACTTCAGGGGACCCCGGGGCTTAGCCTGTTGGAGCTGGACCTCGAGGCCATGGACGCGCCCCTCCACCTCCCAAAGGGGCCCTTCTCGGGCATCCTCCTCTGCTACTTCGTCCACCGCCCCCTCCTCCGGGCCCTCGGGGCCTTCCTAAAGCCCGGGGGGCTCCTTTTGGTGGAGGGCTTCACGGAAAAGGAGGCGAGGAGGCGCGGCCGGGAAAGCCCTTACTACTGGGGCACGTGGGAACTCCTCACCCCTCCCCCTGGCCTCCGCCTTCGGGCCTACGGGGAGGGGTGGATGGAGGGGTATCGGGCCTTCGCCGTCTACGAGCTTGCGCCTCGGCGGAGGCCCCTTAGGCCTTGA
- a CDS encoding TerC family protein, with protein sequence MSGEGLLVLLTVAALEALLSGDNAMVLAVMVKPLPPALRARALFYGLLGAYLLRGLALLFAVFLIRVWWIQVLGGLYLVYLMVQHLRQEGEEKAPPQLGAAEFWRIVLLMNLVDLAFAVDSILAVVAFSRDLLLVFLGVALGILFVRLAAGWMVALMERHPRLEKVAYLLVGWAGVKLLLEGVGSYAELAHLGFVPHMPKAFFFAVTLAILGVGVAYALREDA encoded by the coding sequence CTCGAGGCCCTTCTCTCGGGGGACAACGCCATGGTGCTGGCGGTGATGGTGAAGCCCCTCCCCCCCGCCCTCCGGGCCCGGGCCCTTTTCTACGGCCTTCTTGGGGCCTACCTCCTGAGGGGGCTTGCCCTCCTCTTCGCGGTCTTCCTCATCCGGGTCTGGTGGATCCAGGTCCTGGGGGGGCTTTACCTGGTCTACCTCATGGTCCAGCACCTAAGGCAAGAGGGGGAGGAAAAGGCCCCACCCCAGCTAGGGGCGGCGGAGTTCTGGCGCATCGTCCTCCTCATGAACCTGGTGGACCTGGCCTTCGCCGTGGACTCCATCCTGGCGGTGGTGGCCTTCTCCCGGGACCTCCTCCTGGTTTTCTTGGGGGTGGCCTTGGGCATCCTCTTCGTGCGCCTGGCCGCGGGGTGGATGGTGGCCCTCATGGAGCGCCACCCCCGGCTGGAGAAGGTGGCCTACCTCCTGGTGGGCTGGGCGGGGGTGAAGCTCCTTTTGGAAGGGGTGGGCTCCTACGCCGAGCTGGCCCACCTGGGCTTCGTCCCTCACATGCCCAAGGCCTTTTTCTTTGCCGTCACCCTGGCCATCCTGGGGGTGGGGGTGGCCTACGCCCTGAGGGAGGATGCCTAG